The proteins below come from a single Beutenbergia cavernae DSM 12333 genomic window:
- a CDS encoding class E sortase — MPERDEPGRHAPEQGAPEHGGRPSGDPGTRRRFLGWRTAVTGAAVALGAAALVLLPGAADDPADSPVARALEEREDQQPPTRETVDDLAADLRDIASEGYDQPIDPARVSAVVTQPGPYEAMGRIQIPAIGLDAEYGNGVHESALARGPGHWPGTPAPGQAGNAVISGHRTTHTAPFRDLDDLVEGDEIVVSTGAAEPVTYVVVDTVVVPVESYTEHVLAPPDDATSRELTLFACHPEGSLANRIVVHARAGGAGDA; from the coding sequence ATGCCCGAGCGAGACGAGCCCGGTCGCCACGCGCCCGAGCAGGGCGCCCCCGAGCACGGTGGTCGTCCCAGCGGCGACCCCGGCACCCGGCGGCGGTTCCTCGGATGGCGCACCGCCGTCACCGGCGCAGCCGTGGCCCTCGGGGCCGCCGCCCTGGTCCTCCTCCCGGGCGCCGCCGACGACCCGGCGGACTCGCCCGTGGCACGCGCGCTGGAGGAGCGCGAGGACCAGCAGCCGCCCACCCGGGAGACGGTCGACGACCTCGCCGCCGACCTCCGCGACATCGCCTCGGAGGGCTACGACCAGCCGATCGACCCCGCACGGGTCTCGGCCGTCGTCACGCAGCCCGGGCCGTACGAGGCGATGGGTCGGATCCAGATCCCCGCGATCGGCCTCGACGCCGAGTACGGCAACGGCGTCCACGAGTCCGCGCTCGCGCGTGGACCGGGTCACTGGCCGGGCACGCCGGCGCCCGGTCAGGCGGGCAACGCCGTGATCTCGGGCCACCGGACCACCCACACGGCGCCGTTCCGCGACCTGGACGACCTCGTCGAGGGCGACGAGATCGTCGTGTCGACAGGCGCTGCGGAGCCTGTCACCTACGTCGTCGTCGACACCGTCGTCGTCCCGGTCGAGAGCTACACGGAGCACGTCCTGGCCCCACCCGACGACGCGACGTCGCGCGAGCTCACGCTCTTCGCGTGCCACCCCGAGGGAAGCCTCGCGAACCGGATCGTCGTCCACGCGCGCGCAGGCGGCGCGGGCGATGCCTGA